A single region of the Synechococcus sp. C9 genome encodes:
- a CDS encoding DUF2442 domain-containing protein: MSKHHIVQSLTFDQENMILTVDGSTYHIPIDRTSKRLAQATEAERNLYKISPSGYGIHWFTIDEDLSIDGLIRLANNLQPQNISQW; the protein is encoded by the coding sequence ATGAGTAAACATCACATAGTGCAAAGCCTCACTTTTGACCAAGAGAATATGATTTTAACGGTGGATGGCTCGACCTATCACATTCCTATTGATCGAACATCCAAACGGCTAGCTCAAGCTACCGAAGCAGAACGAAACCTCTATAAAATTTCCCCATCTGGCTATGGTATCCACTGGTTCACCATTGATGAAGACCTATCCATTGACGGTTTGATTCGCTTAGCTAATAACCTACAACCGCAAAACATATCCCAATGGTGA
- a CDS encoding DUF433 domain-containing protein, with amino-acid sequence MDGKTNQIVVDSHIQHGQAVIKGTRLSVAVVIGSLAGGMTYEEVMHEYGITHQQILDALAYCGELLRMEQAS; translated from the coding sequence ATGGATGGTAAAACAAACCAGATTGTTGTGGATAGTCACATCCAACATGGTCAAGCGGTCATCAAAGGTACTCGTCTGTCTGTCGCTGTCGTCATTGGCTCGCTCGCCGGTGGCATGACCTATGAAGAAGTTATGCACGAATACGGCATCACCCATCAACAAATTCTGGATGCACTGGCTTATTGTGGTGAACTCCTGAGGATGGAGCAAGCTAGTTGA
- a CDS encoding protease complex subunit PrcB family protein: protein MSATIPFQTIDFGYTPLEEQFIPQPQVFIFTNHVTWEQLWQSSKILDLNLQKPPAPQFDFKRQTLIGLTSGSRSTGGYALRIDKIEVVTSAEGDSWILHYTELVPGRNCLVTQSPTTPTAFIAVEVPVLPIKLQGKTVSMEC, encoded by the coding sequence ATGTCTGCAACAATTCCTTTTCAAACGATTGATTTCGGTTACACACCCCTGGAAGAGCAATTTATCCCCCAACCACAAGTGTTTATTTTTACGAACCATGTAACATGGGAGCAGTTGTGGCAAAGTAGTAAAATTTTAGACCTCAATTTACAAAAACCACCAGCTCCTCAGTTTGATTTTAAGCGACAAACTCTTATTGGACTGACATCTGGCTCCCGTTCAACAGGAGGTTATGCCCTACGCATTGATAAAATTGAAGTTGTAACAAGTGCTGAGGGTGATTCCTGGATACTACATTACACGGAGTTGGTGCCTGGTAGAAATTGCCTAGTTACCCAATCTCCCACTACACCTACAGCTTTTATTGCAGTTGAGGTGCCTGTTTTACCGATCAAGCTACAGGGGAAAACAGTTTCTATGGAGTGTTAG
- a CDS encoding DUF2442 domain-containing protein, with protein MVKDITAVKPIKDYQLHLTFEDGIEGIVDLAEIIKFSGIFEPLQDSVYFATVRVNPDLGTIC; from the coding sequence ATGGTGAAAGATATTACTGCCGTAAAACCAATAAAAGACTATCAACTGCATCTTACCTTTGAAGATGGTATAGAGGGCATTGTTGATCTAGCAGAAATTATTAAATTTAGCGGCATCTTTGAACCACTACAAGACTCAGTATATTTTGCTACTGTTAGAGTCAATCCAGATTTAGGAACAATTTGCTAG
- a CDS encoding DUF4160 domain-containing protein, translating into MAIKISQANVRGDSGSRATGEGCAVVPTVLYLRGWRFHFYSNEGAEPIHIHAQKGEAECKYWLDLEL; encoded by the coding sequence ATGGCTATTAAAATTTCCCAAGCTAATGTCAGGGGAGATTCGGGTAGCAGAGCAACCGGTGAAGGATGTGCTGTAGTGCCAACCGTTCTATATTTGCGTGGCTGGAGATTTCATTTCTATTCCAACGAAGGAGCAGAACCAATCCACATCCACGCCCAAAAGGGAGAAGCTGAATGCAAATATTGGCTCGATTTGGAACTATAG
- a CDS encoding CHAT domain-containing protein, with protein MSDVTDKSTKVLRTELDVATEEGIFSLDVAFGAEFANYLGVKAANTLRSAADVQALLQNIYKQTGRKTAIVYWVLDQINLSIVMLTPGIPQGVAQNQGVTVASVDLATGLVQQPKTAPLVYRGVPSARRDEVLRVISRFRNQVADRRWVGGKKYLQDAQTLYRWLIEPIEPELQAQGIDSLLVVPDRGIRLLPLAALHDGKQFLIEKYNLAITPSINLISTQYRPLQGAQVLAMGASTFTNESPLPSVPTELKTITSVWPGRYFLNQDFTPERLIQERKSGQFRMVHLATHATFKPGDLRDSYIVFGNNQNLPVTQLPQLSLQGVELLTLGACRTLIGDITDPTVEFGFAGLAVKTGVQTAVASLWNVDDTSTFALMAEFYTNLQSTPIKAEALRQAQLALLRGQTKVEGGQLRLVTQRGQSIPLPPELAQVKGLDFAHPYFWSGFSMIGSPW; from the coding sequence TTGAGTGATGTCACCGATAAAAGTACCAAAGTTCTCAGGACAGAACTGGACGTGGCAACCGAGGAGGGGATTTTCTCCCTGGATGTGGCCTTCGGTGCGGAGTTTGCCAACTATTTGGGGGTGAAAGCCGCCAACACCCTGCGTTCCGCTGCGGATGTCCAGGCACTTCTACAGAACATCTACAAACAAACGGGGCGCAAAACGGCTATTGTCTATTGGGTGTTGGATCAGATCAACCTAAGTATCGTAATGCTCACCCCAGGCATTCCCCAAGGCGTTGCCCAAAACCAGGGCGTCACGGTGGCCTCGGTTGATTTGGCAACAGGTCTGGTTCAGCAACCGAAAACTGCACCGCTTGTCTATCGGGGGGTGCCCAGTGCCCGCCGGGATGAAGTTCTCAGGGTGATCAGTCGCTTCCGCAATCAAGTGGCAGACCGTCGCTGGGTAGGGGGCAAAAAATACCTCCAAGATGCGCAAACCCTCTACCGCTGGCTAATTGAGCCGATTGAGCCAGAATTGCAAGCGCAAGGGATTGATAGCCTACTGGTGGTACCGGATAGGGGGATTCGCCTCCTGCCGTTGGCCGCTCTCCATGACGGTAAGCAATTCTTAATTGAGAAGTACAATCTGGCAATCACCCCCAGTATCAACCTCATTTCGACCCAGTATCGTCCTCTCCAGGGGGCGCAGGTGCTGGCAATGGGAGCCTCCACCTTTACAAATGAAAGCCCCCTGCCCTCCGTGCCCACAGAATTGAAGACCATTACCAGCGTCTGGCCGGGTCGCTATTTCCTCAACCAAGACTTTACCCCAGAGCGGTTGATCCAAGAGCGCAAGTCGGGGCAATTTCGGATGGTGCATTTGGCCACCCACGCCACCTTCAAACCTGGGGATTTGCGTGATTCTTACATCGTATTTGGCAACAATCAGAACCTGCCCGTCACCCAATTGCCCCAACTCTCCCTACAGGGGGTAGAATTACTGACCTTGGGGGCGTGTCGCACACTGATCGGAGACATAACTGACCCAACGGTAGAATTTGGCTTTGCGGGTTTGGCGGTGAAAACCGGTGTGCAAACCGCAGTGGCCTCGCTATGGAATGTGGATGATACCTCTACTTTTGCTTTGATGGCAGAATTTTACACCAACCTCCAGAGTACCCCGATTAAAGCAGAAGCTCTACGGCAAGCCCAACTGGCATTACTACGGGGTCAAACCAAAGTGGAAGGCGGTCAACTGCGTTTGGTGACCCAGAGAGGACAGAGCATTCCTTTGCCCCCAGAACTGGCTCAAGTGAAAGGACTAGACTTTGCCCACCCCTACTTCTGGTCTGGGTTTAGTATGATTGGTAGCCCCTGGTAA
- a CDS encoding DUF5615 family PIN-like protein, translating into MKFLVDEDCPLSLARLLIDKGHSAIYVKISGLSGLKDRDLFISAQKEQCIIISRDLGWANILTYPPNTHCGLVILRMPFRAVATEIYLALEQFLDQVDVSEILGAIVIIEPNKFRIRSN; encoded by the coding sequence TTGAAATTTCTAGTCGATGAAGATTGTCCCCTCAGTTTAGCAAGGTTACTTATCGATAAAGGCCATTCAGCAATTTATGTTAAAATATCAGGATTAAGTGGTCTAAAAGATAGGGATTTATTCATATCTGCCCAAAAAGAACAGTGCATTATTATTAGTCGTGACCTTGGTTGGGCGAATATATTGACCTATCCGCCAAACACCCATTGCGGACTGGTGATACTGAGAATGCCGTTTAGAGCAGTTGCCACTGAAATTTACCTAGCCCTGGAACAGTTTCTTGACCAGGTTGATGTATCGGAAATCCTTGGCGCAATCGTCATCATCGAACCCAATAAATTCAGGATTAGAAGCAACTGA
- a CDS encoding transposase: protein MVARYKYRFYPTDQQKNSLAKLFGCARYVWNEALAHCQAVGKYLGYNQLSSRLTKLKESVQWLKEVSSVALQQSLRHLEEAYQKFFNKEGGAPRYKKRKTNQSATLMSNAFSLQGEGVYLAKIGVVKPIWSRPLPSKPSSVTVIKDSAERYFLSFVVEVEPEKIEAKSVSIGVDLGIKTFAACSDGTKYHSPDYAPLYDRIAQLQKQLARRVKGSNRWERTRLRIAKLHCRIDDMRTDFLHKLSTKLTSENQVICLEDLNVRGMMKNRKLSKAISRQGWRRFRELCKAKSEKFQRELRILDRWEATSQHCSKCNWHWGKLDLSTRIVVCDGCGAVHCRDENSAKYIEQVGMGHRPTQKRTWRLSKTTEPKGSVASVCEASRIPCL from the coding sequence ATGGTAGCCCGATATAAATACCGGTTCTATCCTACAGACCAACAGAAAAACAGCCTAGCTAAACTATTTGGTTGTGCTCGGTATGTTTGGAATGAGGCTTTAGCTCATTGCCAGGCTGTTGGAAAGTATTTAGGGTACAACCAGCTATCGAGTCGGCTAACTAAGCTAAAAGAGTCGGTGCAGTGGTTGAAAGAGGTGTCGAGTGTGGCACTTCAACAATCATTGAGGCATTTAGAGGAAGCGTACCAAAAGTTTTTCAACAAGGAAGGAGGGGCACCACGATACAAGAAGAGAAAGACTAACCAATCCGCAACCTTAATGAGTAATGCGTTTTCCCTGCAGGGGGAAGGCGTGTACCTTGCCAAGATAGGGGTCGTTAAGCCTATCTGGAGTCGACCATTACCCAGCAAACCAAGCTCTGTTACGGTCATCAAAGACAGTGCGGAGCGGTATTTTCTGAGTTTTGTCGTGGAGGTAGAACCGGAGAAAATTGAGGCTAAATCTGTTAGCATTGGAGTAGATTTAGGCATCAAAACCTTTGCTGCTTGTAGCGACGGGACTAAGTACCACAGCCCAGACTATGCTCCTTTGTACGACCGGATTGCTCAACTGCAAAAGCAGTTAGCCCGCCGGGTCAAAGGGTCAAATCGGTGGGAGCGTACCAGGTTGCGAATTGCTAAACTGCATTGTCGTATTGACGATATGCGGACGGATTTCTTGCACAAATTGTCAACCAAACTCACGAGCGAAAACCAAGTTATTTGTTTGGAAGACTTGAATGTGCGGGGAATGATGAAGAACCGCAAGTTGTCTAAAGCAATCAGCAGACAGGGATGGCGTAGGTTTCGTGAGTTGTGCAAGGCAAAAAGTGAAAAGTTCCAGCGGGAACTTCGCATTCTCGACCGATGGGAGGCAACGAGCCAACATTGTTCTAAGTGCAACTGGCACTGGGGAAAACTAGACCTTTCCACCCGCATAGTGGTATGCGATGGATGTGGTGCAGTACATTGTCGGGACGAAAATTCAGCGAAATATATAGAACAAGTCGGGATGGGGCATCGCCCGACTCAAAAACGGACGTGGAGATTGAGTAAGACCACTGAGCCGAAAGGTTCGGTGGCGTCGGTCTGTGAAGCGTCAAGAATCCCCTGTCTTTAG
- a CDS encoding ParA family protein produces the protein MKVITVTGFKGGCGKSTTAINLATFLSERGKVLLVDGDPNRTALSWSQRGALPYRVADERQSFKWVAGNDFLVIDTPARPDSSDLQELAKGCDLLILPTLPDVVSLEPMLATAQALGEATYRVLLTIVPPPPSREGQQMQTDLQASGIPVFQTMIRRAAGFGKAALAGVSIREMTGRDRLPWQDYQALGKEILEVLADG, from the coding sequence ATGAAAGTCATCACCGTCACAGGCTTCAAAGGGGGCTGTGGCAAATCCACCACCGCCATCAACCTGGCGACGTTCTTGAGCGAGCGGGGCAAAGTCCTGCTGGTGGATGGGGACCCCAACCGTACCGCCCTCAGTTGGAGCCAACGGGGAGCCTTGCCCTATCGGGTGGCGGATGAGCGGCAGAGCTTCAAGTGGGTGGCAGGCAATGACTTTTTGGTGATTGATACCCCGGCACGCCCGGACTCCAGCGACCTACAGGAACTTGCCAAGGGCTGTGACCTGCTGATTTTACCCACCCTGCCCGATGTGGTTTCCCTGGAACCGATGCTGGCGACCGCCCAGGCGTTGGGGGAAGCTACCTACCGAGTTTTGCTCACCATTGTGCCCCCGCCCCCCAGTCGAGAGGGTCAACAGATGCAGACCGACTTGCAGGCATCCGGCATTCCCGTATTCCAGACCATGATTCGTCGGGCGGCGGGGTTTGGCAAGGCGGCTCTCGCTGGGGTTTCCATCCGAGAGATGACCGGGCGTGACCGGCTCCCCTGGCAAGACTATCAAGCGTTAGGTAAAGAAATTCTGGAGGTACTGGCAGATGGCTAA
- a CDS encoding UPF0175 family protein, with protein MSVTIPDEILTTTRMTEAEMRQEIAVMLFEREKLTLAQASRFARMHPVAFQHLLASRRIPMHYGIEDFEQDIQTLRQMGRL; from the coding sequence ATGAGTGTTACTATTCCTGATGAAATTTTAACGACAACTCGCATGACTGAGGCTGAAATGCGGCAAGAAATTGCTGTCATGCTCTTCGAGCGAGAAAAACTTACCCTTGCACAAGCGAGCCGATTTGCGAGGATGCATCCCGTTGCCTTTCAGCACCTCCTTGCCAGTCGCCGTATCCCAATGCACTATGGGATAGAAGATTTTGAACAGGACATTCAAACCCTCAGGCAGATGGGCAGACTGTGA
- a CDS encoding transposase encodes MVARYKYRFYPTDQQKNSLAKLFGCARYVWNEALAHCQAVGKYLGYNQLSSRLTKLKESVQWLKEVSSVALQQSLRHLEEAYQKFFNKEGGAPRYKKRKTNQSATLMSNAFSLQGEGVYLAKIGVVKPIWSRPLPSKPSSVTVIKDSAERYFLSFVVEVELENIEAKSPSIGVDLGIKTFAACSDETKYHSPDYAPLYDRIAQLQKQLARRVKGSNRWERTRLRIAKLHCRIDDMRTDFLHKLSTKLTSENQVICLEDLNVRGMMKNRKLSKAISRQGWRRFRELCKAKSEKFQRELRILDRWEATSQHCSKCNWHWGKLDLSTRIVVCDGCGAVHCRDENAYVYSIS; translated from the coding sequence ATGGTAGCCCGATATAAATACCGGTTCTATCCTACAGACCAACAGAAAAACAGCCTAGCTAAACTATTTGGTTGTGCTCGGTATGTTTGGAATGAGGCTTTAGCTCATTGCCAGGCTGTTGGAAAGTATTTAGGGTACAACCAGCTATCGAGTCGGCTAACTAAGCTAAAAGAGTCGGTGCAGTGGTTGAAAGAGGTGTCGAGTGTGGCACTTCAACAATCATTGAGGCATTTAGAGGAAGCGTACCAAAAGTTTTTCAACAAGGAAGGAGGGGCACCACGATACAAGAAGAGAAAGACTAACCAATCCGCAACCTTAATGAGTAATGCGTTTTCCCTGCAGGGGGAAGGCGTGTACCTTGCCAAGATAGGGGTCGTTAAGCCTATCTGGAGCCGACCATTACCCAGCAAGCCAAGCTCTGTTACGGTCATCAAAGACAGTGCGGAGCGGTATTTTCTGAGTTTTGTCGTGGAGGTAGAACTGGAGAACATTGAGGCTAAATCTCCCAGCATTGGAGTAGATTTAGGCATCAAAACCTTTGCTGCTTGTAGCGACGAGACTAAATACCATAGCCCGGACTATGCTCCTTTGTACGACCGGATTGCTCAACTGCAAAAGCAGTTAGCCCGCCGGGTCAAAGGGTCAAATCGGTGGGAGCGTACTAGGTTGCGAATTGCTAAACTGCATTGTCGTATTGACGATATGCGGACGGATTTCTTGCACAAATTGTCAACCAAACTCACGAGCGAAAACCAAGTTATTTGTTTGGAAGACTTGAATGTGCGGGGAATGATGAAGAACCGCAAGTTGTCTAAAGCAATCAGCAGACAGGGATGGCGTAGGTTTCGTGAGTTGTGCAAGGCAAAAAGTGAAAAGTTCCAGCGGGAACTTCGCATTCTCGACCGATGGGAGGCAACGAGCCAACATTGTTCTAAGTGCAACTGGCACTGGGGAAAACTAGACCTTTCCACCCGCATAGTGGTATGCGATGGATGTGGTGCAGTACATTGTCGGGACGAGAATGCTTATGTATACTCCATATCGTGA
- a CDS encoding DUF3368 domain-containing protein has protein sequence MIIVSDTSPINNLSAIGHLHLLHQLYGTVLIPEAVYRELTDPSFPVAGAAEVRTLVWIQTRAVSNRTLVEALSNELDIGEAEAIALAVEVQAEQILMDERRGRLVATRLNLRPTGILGILVEAKNRGLVAKVKPLLDALVNEAGFWVAEPLYNRVLQLVHEIDSV, from the coding sequence GTGATTATTGTCAGTGACACATCGCCTATCAATAATCTTAGTGCGATTGGTCATCTGCATCTTCTCCATCAACTCTACGGAACGGTTCTGATTCCTGAAGCTGTTTATCGAGAGCTAACGGACCCAAGTTTTCCCGTCGCTGGTGCGGCTGAAGTACGAACCTTGGTCTGGATTCAAACTCGTGCTGTGAGTAACCGCACACTGGTTGAAGCCCTGAGCAACGAACTGGATATTGGAGAAGCAGAAGCCATTGCTCTGGCAGTCGAGGTTCAAGCTGAGCAGATTTTGATGGATGAACGTCGGGGGCGGCTAGTGGCAACAAGACTAAACCTGCGACCCACGGGCATTTTAGGAATCTTGGTCGAAGCGAAGAATCGAGGTTTGGTTGCCAAGGTAAAGCCTTTATTGGATGCTCTAGTCAACGAGGCAGGATTTTGGGTTGCAGAACCTTTATACAACAGGGTTTTACAGCTTGTTCATGAAATTGACTCAGTCTGA
- a CDS encoding Calx-beta domain-containing protein produces the protein MLSTAQNTVLPLEPNPNTITSNSFNVALGVLNSDLLSPVQTRLQAIASSDDFFTRVLGEKTNTAEIQAIRSQWAVGDFSVFPKLQILDAAVLGEAFGAYSETTQTIYLSSALLASEADDCMFGATGVLIEETFHWLDSLVGDDTPGDEGELARHLIFGVTPSGEELARIGQEQDQGLLWLNGQATPVELSSDFAGNTFATARNITLGSTPRTFRDWVGSTDTLDYYRFTLNQTSTVNLFLTGLSANAQLGLLDANGRWLAWDWRSGTESERITQDLNAGTYFIEVQQGSGDTSYTLTASADPLPADLAGNTFATARNITLGSPPTTFRDWVGSTDMLDYYRFTLNQTSTVNLSLTGLSADAQLGLLDANGRWLAWDWRSGTESERITQDLNAGTYFIEVRQWSGFTNYNLTASATPTLPTVTIAATDAEAAETNPGQTPNPGRFTLTRTGSTTHALTVNYSIGGTATNGSDFNRLTGTVTFAAGASTAFIDINPINDSEFEDPETVILTLVNSSNYLVGTSNRATVTILDNDLPTVTIAATDAEAAETNPGQTPNPGRFTLTRTGSTTHALTVNYSIGGTATNGSDFNRLTGTVTFAAGASTAFIDINPVNDTLVEPSETVILTLVNSSNYLVGTSNRATVTILDNDVLPTVTIAATDAEAAETNPGQTPNPGRFTLTRTGSTSSALTVNYSIGGTATNGSDFNRLTGTVTFAAGASTAFIDINPINDSEFEDPETVILTLVNSSNYLVGTSNRATVTILDNDLPTVTIAATDAEAAETNPGQTPNPGRFTLTRTGSTTHALTVNYSIGGTATGGTGNNADYTIGGTSTSVNFINRTGTVTFAAGSSTAVIDINPIDDTLVEPSETVILTLLGSSTYQIGTSKTATVTILDNDVPTVIISPNIIRGTLRADTFTYTPTHARTVFIGNGNVDYGAGRRDEIDLSTVSYGTVTFNLANTNGGGVVFNPGNGNRIFDALTLNDGKEILFEGIERIRFADRTLDLSVTPNDPHFNQQWNLHMIGVHHAWRFTTGSSNVLIGIQDSGLGVDSQDQDKVHQEIDIRRTTFLPSNYRDEFGKPSSHGTAVQGIIAAKSNNGSGIAGINWNSNVFHIDVLDNDGNDLSLHDAAQRMINSAKNSGQKLVINMSLGANPTTFGEDLGWRIGDVVKNNQDVLFVISSGNDGHKREGIGYPAFLASKYNNVMAVGAVHGTKNAYGQATTPGTRIEYSGWWGSQYGTGLTLMAPSEVYTTKATRNPTGSVSFSYDEKFNGTSAAAPHVTGVASLIWSVNPNLTAAQLKTIMSDTAYKGVPDYSKRYYGEGVVNADAAVRRAMAMARGSA, from the coding sequence ATGCTGTCCACCGCCCAAAATACGGTTTTGCCCTTAGAGCCGAATCCAAATACTATTACTAGCAATAGCTTCAATGTGGCTCTTGGGGTACTGAATAGTGATTTGTTGAGTCCTGTCCAAACACGTTTGCAAGCGATTGCCAGCAGTGATGATTTCTTTACTCGGGTACTTGGTGAAAAAACCAATACTGCGGAAATCCAGGCGATTCGTTCCCAATGGGCGGTTGGTGATTTTTCGGTCTTTCCCAAGCTCCAAATTTTAGATGCGGCGGTGCTCGGAGAGGCTTTTGGTGCCTACAGTGAGACCACTCAAACGATTTATTTGTCTTCTGCGCTCCTGGCGAGTGAGGCAGATGACTGTATGTTTGGGGCGACCGGGGTTTTGATTGAGGAGACCTTCCACTGGTTGGATAGTTTAGTGGGAGACGATACCCCTGGGGATGAGGGCGAACTGGCTCGTCATCTCATCTTTGGGGTCACACCTAGTGGGGAAGAATTAGCCCGAATTGGTCAAGAGCAAGACCAAGGGCTTCTCTGGCTGAACGGGCAAGCTACGCCTGTGGAACTTTCAAGTGATTTCGCTGGCAACACCTTTGCAACTGCCCGGAATATCACTTTGGGTTCGACCCCTAGGACCTTCAGAGATTGGGTGGGCAGTACGGATACGCTGGACTACTATCGGTTCACCCTAAATCAGACCAGCACGGTCAATCTCTTCCTGACGGGCTTGAGTGCTAATGCCCAGTTGGGTTTACTCGATGCTAACGGGCGTTGGCTGGCGTGGGATTGGCGGTCAGGAACTGAGTCGGAAAGAATTACTCAGGATTTGAATGCGGGTACCTACTTTATTGAGGTACAACAAGGGAGTGGGGACACCTCCTACACCCTCACTGCTTCAGCTGACCCACTGCCTGCTGACTTGGCCGGAAATACCTTTGCGACCGCCCGCAATATTACCTTAGGTTCGCCCCCCACGACCTTCAGAGATTGGGTGGGCAGTACGGATATGCTGGATTACTATCGGTTCACCCTAAATCAGACCAGCACTGTCAATCTCTCCTTGACGGGTTTGAGTGCCGATGCCCAGTTGGGTTTACTCGATGCTAACGGGCGTTGGCTGGCGTGGGATTGGCGGTCAGGAACTGAGTCGGAAAGAATTACTCAGGATTTGAATGCGGGTACCTACTTTATTGAGGTGCGGCAATGGAGCGGGTTTACCAACTACAACCTCACTGCTTCGGCAACCCCAACTCTGCCAACGGTAACCATTGCGGCGACGGATGCGGAAGCGGCAGAAACTAACCCTGGGCAAACCCCCAACCCTGGTCGCTTTACCTTGACCCGCACGGGGAGTACCACCCATGCGCTGACGGTGAACTACTCCATCGGTGGGACGGCGACCAATGGCAGTGACTTCAACCGTTTGACCGGGACGGTCACCTTTGCCGCAGGTGCAAGTACGGCGTTCATTGACATTAATCCCATCAATGACAGTGAGTTTGAAGACCCGGAAACCGTCATCCTCACCCTTGTCAATAGCTCGAATTACCTAGTTGGGACAAGCAACAGGGCGACGGTGACCATCCTGGATAATGACCTGCCAACGGTAACCATTGCGGCGACGGATGCGGAAGCGGCAGAAACTAACCCTGGGCAAACCCCCAACCCTGGTCGCTTTACCTTGACCCGCACGGGGAGTACCACCCATGCGCTGACGGTGAACTACTCCATCGGTGGGACGGCGACCAATGGCAGTGACTTCAACCGTTTGACCGGGACGGTCACGTTTGCCGCAGGTGCAAGTACGGCGTTCATTGATATCAATCCCGTCAATGACACTCTGGTTGAACCCTCGGAGACGGTTATTCTCACCCTTGTTAATAGCTCGAATTACCTAGTTGGGACAAGCAACAGGGCGACGGTGACCATCCTGGATAATGATGTATTGCCAACGGTAACCATTGCGGCGACGGATGCGGAAGCGGCAGAAACTAACCCTGGGCAAACCCCCAACCCTGGTCGCTTTACCTTGACCCGCACGGGGAGTACCAGCTCTGCGCTGACGGTGAACTACTCCATCGGTGGGACGGCGACCAATGGCAGTGACTTCAACCGTTTGACCGGGACGGTCACCTTTGCCGCAGGTGCAAGTACGGCGTTCATTGACATTAATCCCATCAATGACAGTGAGTTTGAAGACCCGGAAACCGTCATCCTCACCCTTGTCAATAGCTCGAATTACCTAGTTGGGACAAGCAACAGGGCGACGGTGACCATCCTGGATAATGACCTGCCAACGGTAACCATTGCGGCGACGGATGCGGAAGCGGCAGAAACTAACCCTGGGCAAACCCCCAACCCTGGTCGCTTTACCTTGACCCGCACGGGGAGTACCACCCATGCGCTGACGGTGAACTACTCCATCGGTGGGACGGCTACTGGGGGTACAGGTAACAACGCAGACTACACCATCGGGGGTACGTCCACCAGCGTAAACTTCATTAACCGAACTGGGACGGTCACCTTTGCCGCAGGCTCTAGCACGGCGGTCATTGACATCAACCCCATTGATGACACTCTGGTTGAACCCTCGGAGACGGTTATTCTCACCCTTCTGGGCAGTTCTACCTACCAAATTGGCACCAGTAAGACTGCCACGGTGACCATCCTGGATAATGATGTCCCCACCGTGATTATTTCCCCCAATATCATTCGAGGGACACTTAGAGCTGATACCTTCACCTATACTCCAACCCATGCCCGCACCGTTTTCATCGGGAATGGCAATGTGGACTACGGCGCTGGAAGACGGGATGAAATAGACCTGAGTACAGTGTCCTACGGAACAGTCACCTTTAACCTTGCCAACACGAATGGAGGGGGCGTAGTGTTCAATCCAGGGAATGGCAATCGCATTTTCGATGCACTCACGCTCAATGACGGCAAAGAAATTCTGTTTGAGGGCATCGAGCGCATCCGATTTGCTGATCGAACCCTTGACCTATCTGTGACACCCAACGACCCGCACTTTAACCAGCAGTGGAACCTGCACATGATCGGGGTGCACCACGCCTGGCGCTTTACCACTGGCTCCAGTAATGTACTGATTGGCATCCAAGACAGTGGCTTGGGAGTTGATAGTCAGGATCAGGACAAAGTTCACCAAGAGATAGATATAAGAAGGACAACCTTTCTTCCTTCTAACTATCGGGATGAGTTTGGGAAGCCAAGTTCTCACGGAACAGCCGTTCAGGGGATTATCGCCGCAAAAAGTAACAATGGTAGCGGGATAGCTGGAATCAACTGGAACTCTAATGTGTTCCACATTGATGTGCTGGATAATGATGGCAACGATTTATCCCTCCACGATGCGGCACAACGGATGATTAACAGTGCCAAAAATTCAGGTCAGAAGTTGGTCATCAACATGAGTTTGGGTGCTAATCCTACTACTTTTGGAGAGGACTTGGGTTGGCGAATAGGAGATGTTGTGAAGAATAATCAGGATGTGTTGTTTGTCATATCCTCTGGTAATGATGGGCACAAAAGAGAAGGTATCGGTTACCCCGCCTTCTTGGCTAGTAAGTACAACAATGTGATGGCAGTGGGAGCAGTTCACGGGACGAAAAACGCCTATGGTCAGGCAACCACTCCAGGTACTCGTATTGAATACTCTGGGTGGTGGGGTTCCCAGTACGGCACTGGGTTAACCCTAATGGCTCCCTCGGAAGTCTATACCACGAAGGCTACTCGTAATCCTACGGGTTCTGTCAGCTTTAGTTACGACGAAAAATTTAATGGCACATCAGCGGCGGCACCTCATGTGACTGGTGTAGCTTCCCTCATTTGGAGCGTCAACCCCAATCTCACAGCCGCTCAACTCAAAACCATCATGTCGGACACTGCCTATAAGGGTGTTCCTGACTATAGCAAACGCTACTATGGGGAAGGGGTAGTCAATGCTGATGCTGCTGTGCGGAGGGCGATGGCAATGGCTCGTGGGTCTGCCTAG